The Diabrotica virgifera virgifera chromosome 10, PGI_DIABVI_V3a genome has a window encoding:
- the LOC126893119 gene encoding uncharacterized protein LOC126893119 yields MTDANTSVNTSASVDRISVKIPPFWPNDPEIWFLQVENQFTLANITSDATKFNYIVANLDTAYILEVRDIIVSPPATERYEKLKSELIKRLSSSQQQKIKRLLEHEELGDRRPSQFLRHLQSLAGTTVPENIVRSLWLGRLPASTQAILATQAKASLDAVAELADTISEAIAPRAQISEASNALESTIEKLTAELAEMKIQLSSLSNAQAQANTYRRNRSNSRGRPYPRDRSYSRERNSDICWYHYRFGDQAQKCSPPCKHQGNVAGSR; encoded by the coding sequence ATGACGGACGCTAACACCAGTGTCAATACCAGTGCCTCAGTGGATCGGATTTCAGTTAAAATCCCACCTTTCTGGCCCAACGATCCTGAAATATGGTTCCTGCAAGTAGAAAACCAATTTACACTGGCAAATATAACAAGTGACGCAACCAAATTCAACTATATAGTTGCCAATTTAGACACAGCCTACATATTAGAAGTTAGGGACATCATTGTTTCACCACCAGCCACAGAGAggtatgaaaaattaaaatcagaATTAATTAAGAGACTTAGTTCATCACAGcaacaaaagattaaaagacTACTCGAGCATGAAGAACTGGGCGATCGAAGACCTTCGCAGTTCTTACGACATTTACAGTCTTTAGCAGGCACAACGGTACCAGAAAATATTGTAAGGTCTCTGTGGTTAGGTAGACTGCCAGCATCTACACAGGCTATTTTAGCTACTCAAGCTAAAGCTAGTTTGGACGCAGTTGCCGAGCTAGCTGACACAATATCTGAAGCGATAGCTCCTAGGGCCCAAATTTCAGAAGCTTCTAACGCTCTTGAAAGTACCATAGAGAAATTGACAGCCGAATTAGCTGAAATGAAAATCCAGCTATCCAGCTTGTCAAATGCTCAAGCACAAGCTAACACATACCGTCGAAACCGCAGCAACTCAAGAGGCAGACCTTATCCTAGAGACAGGAGCTACAGCAGGGAACGTAATAGTGATATTTGTTGGTACCACTACCGTTTTGGTGACCAGGCTCAAAAGTGCTCTCCTCCGTGCAAGCACCAGGGAAACGTCGCGGGCAGTCGGTAG